In the genome of Populus nigra chromosome 19, ddPopNigr1.1, whole genome shotgun sequence, the window CCAAAGGCCTCTGCAGTGAAAAAATTCCAGAGGAATTGCAAAAGCAACCAACCTCCTTTCGAACCAACAGGGACCCACTTCCACTAGATAAGGGCGACTGCTGTGGGAGTTTAGAGACCCACcaaaaagaaattgtaaaagaaaaaatttcaagataagtTTACAGGATTAACAGTGAACTTGCAGCTTCTCCACCATCGAAAGATCAACAGATTTATGCGATAACTGAGAAACAACTTCCTTCTACCAAATTAATATCACCTACGTCGCCAtctaaagatttctcaaagaaaaaGACGATGCCAAGACTTGTTTCGTATACCAAAGGATACCATAGATTTGATTCAGGATACAGTAACCGGGCCCACCTTCAAATGTTTTCTGCCCATTAAGGGATGAACCTTGTAATTGTAGCCCGCAATTATTCCACTTGAAGCAAACTACTAGTATCCAACATGGCTAGATCATGCCTAAAGTTATCATTTTCTTCCCCAAAGCACAACcaatggagttttttttttagtctagtGACTGGAACAGATCATGAAGATAGGGTGGCACAGAAATGTTTCTACTTAGAATGAAGATACAGTGGGAAAGGCACAATTGCAAGTACAATTGGAAGCTTAACAATCATGTCAAGCACGCAACAATACTCCTTTTTCCTGATGAGAACCTACTAACCATCATTTGATGATACAACATCTCCGATCAACATATAGTCCTATTGTTTTTACCTGATCCAGAAAGGACAGGCAATTTATGACCAGGATGAGGCATCGATTGTTGGACAATACAGTCAACCTTTCAATGAGTACTTCTTCCCAGTGAATGCCTGGAATTTtggctcttctttcttttcaggcTGCTCTTGCTTGGTCTCTTTTCCAGATTCCTGCAAAATCAAAGAATCAATTAATTAACAGTTTTTTGGTATCGTCCTTTTCACACTGGCTCCGTGTGGTTGACAGTTAAATTCAAAATGATGAATGGAAGAAAAGGTACCTCCCTCTGTGTTTCCTTAGGAGTGCGACCTGTATTGGATCCGAACACAAGCTTTCCCTGAGACTTGCGTGCAGTATTTTGTGAGCTAGACCCCAGAGATGGCTGCCTACTGCCATCGGCAACAGCAGGTTGCTTGTCTTTAGACACTGATGAAGACGATGCTGGTGGGGGCTGATAGCTCAAAGGTTTCCCATCCAAGCGTCTTCCTGCTCCTGTAAAGGGATTAAATTTTGGTTCAGTCTCAGCTGGAACCTCTTCAGCTGCAAGAATCAAATATGGTTGGTTTTGTTAAAATGAAAATGTAACCATCTTTACAACTTGCCCATCAAATTTCATATTATTCAATCATTTCATATGAGcatttttcatccaaaaaaaaacttctaattGCCTTTTATGTTTGCGAAATGAATATTGCTGAAGTAGGCATagcataatttttatcaaacacaAGAAATGTATAATCATTCCATGCTTCTGCTCCAGCTATTGGAGAAGAAGACACACAGATTTTACTCAGATGAGTGAAGAAACATACAAAGACAATAGGTCAGTAAAAGCATGAAGAGTTGGACTAACTTCATAAGACTACTGTACTGTTCAAATTAACCAATTCAATACTACAAAACAAATTCATGGAGTGGATATAAATGCACCTTGGGAGGTTGCCTTGCTTGGAGGAACAGATGCAACAGGCTTTTCAGGCTCCTTGTAATCTAGGGGAGGTGCAAAGTCCACTTCACAGTCTGTCTCAATGATACTTATTGCATTTGAAGGTTTTGTTTCTATGATATCTATGTAGTATTTCTTGTTGTTATAGGCCACCATAATACTATCCCCGGTGGTTAAGCAGGAATAATTCCTTAATGTTGTCTCTAAGCTGCATGAAAAAGGATGTCCAATCACATTATAGGATATCCACCTTAGATATGCAAATACATAACAGAGATTGGCATACAGGTAATGTTTAAGAACAAGAAAATGAGAAACAGTGagacaatgaaaaagaaaatggttatCTAATGCTGCAAACCCATCCACTAATCCTAGAGTttccaaccaaaaaaacaatccaaCAAGAGAGAACCAGAGTTCATATCATgaagttaacaaaaaatatgaagataatACTGGAGCTTAtgtaagaaatttattttttttggctgaaaCCTCAGAATGGCAAAATGCTTTCTATTTGAATATTACAATTGCATATCAATggtttcatttatatttattacatCTCAATGGAAAATTCCTGCAACTGGGTTGGTTGGATCATTTTTAGGCTAAAAATGCATGTTAAAGGTTCTAGTATAGCAACACCATTTGGATTACAGACACTAAAGTACCAGAGCTGCTCCAATGACAAGAGTGCACATTTGTTAATAATCAAACACTAAGATACGAACTCACATAGCTTTTGGGTTGGATATATCCAAAAAGTCCTTTGTGTGAGGCTGCAATTTAACATATTTCCCCTTTGGAAGAGTAACATTTTTCACTCGCACTGTATCTCCCTCTTGTAGAAGCAGGTTCTCCATCAtctggagagaaaaaaaagatcagCTATTAACGATTTTGATGTCTTTGTTCTTTGAGtgggataaaataaaatcaaaataaatatgttaagaataagccaaaaaaaattccaatccGTACCCAGTATGGCATATAAATCATGCCTTCCTCTGCAATAAACTCCAGAACTCCACAGTGAGAAACCCGCTCAGCAGCATCATTCTGAAGCTCAAACAACATTGGATAATCGATATGCAGGGATGCTGCAAGTTTTTGTCCAGGATTGGCATTATAGATCTCAATCACAATACAAAAGTAAAAATCTGAAGTACTATTAAAACAACTAACC includes:
- the LOC133679620 gene encoding uncharacterized protein LOC133679620 isoform X1; amino-acid sequence: MQFFDGYGYHGTSFEQTYRCYPASFIEKPQIESGDKIIMPPSALDRLASLHIDYPMLFELQNDAAERVSHCGVLEFIAEEGMIYMPYWMMENLLLQEGDTVRVKNVTLPKGKYVKLQPHTKDFLDISNPKAILETTLRNYSCLTTGDSIMVAYNNKKYYIDIIETKPSNAISIIETDCEVDFAPPLDYKEPEKPVASVPPSKATSQAEEVPAETEPKFNPFTGAGRRLDGKPLSYQPPPASSSSVSKDKQPAVADGSRQPSLGSSSQNTARKSQGKLVFGSNTGRTPKETQREESGKETKQEQPEKKEEPKFQAFTGKKYSLKG
- the LOC133679620 gene encoding uncharacterized protein LOC133679620 isoform X2 gives rise to the protein MFFDGYGYHGTSFEQTYRCYPASFIEKPQIESGDKIIMPPSALDRLASLHIDYPMLFELQNDAAERVSHCGVLEFIAEEGMIYMPYWMMENLLLQEGDTVRVKNVTLPKGKYVKLQPHTKDFLDISNPKAILETTLRNYSCLTTGDSIMVAYNNKKYYIDIIETKPSNAISIIETDCEVDFAPPLDYKEPEKPVASVPPSKATSQAEEVPAETEPKFNPFTGAGRRLDGKPLSYQPPPASSSSVSKDKQPAVADGSRQPSLGSSSQNTARKSQGKLVFGSNTGRTPKETQREESGKETKQEQPEKKEEPKFQAFTGKKYSLKG